The proteins below come from a single Roseiflexus sp. RS-1 genomic window:
- a CDS encoding ABC transporter ATP-binding protein, with translation MSDCSATNSIIMLRDATFTYAGASRPALRAVTLAVPAGQICAIIGKAGAGKSTLCALCAGFVPHFFRGRLSGDVIVDGVSVADHPIAELVRHVALVGSNAFSQISGARFTVYDEVAFGLENLGVPRPEMIERVEWALRALGIEQLRDRSPYALSGGQQQRMVIAAALAMRPPVLALDEPTMQLDPPAMMELSAVLRSLAQQGITILVAEHRLEWVADVADRVVALDQGTIIADGAPTDVLTDPRLCETGIGWPRPTRIADRARAEGRWLSERPLPITMADLAEGLRMAEDENRLTNEPDRATHASMIRTNDSARNLALPPRVPDAEPIVTLDEVHFTYPNGVEALRGVSLTLQRGERIALVGRNGAGKSTLVRHLNGLLRPSHGRALVGGVDTRTTTVARCARHVGIVFQDVRNQLFARTVREEVRFGPRNLGFTPDRIDALTERAVDALELRDVIDEHPYDLPPARRRLVAIAAVLAMDTPLLVLDEPTAGLDNAAIALLARLIADLALQQRSVLIVSHDLDFCYETLDRVILLRDGRVALDAHFAGLDHAEAAVLRDDVGLPIEVRLRYVNV, from the coding sequence ATGTCCGATTGTTCAGCAACGAACTCGATCATCATGCTGCGTGACGCCACGTTTACCTATGCTGGCGCTTCCAGACCGGCGTTGCGCGCAGTCACACTGGCTGTGCCTGCCGGTCAGATCTGTGCAATTATCGGCAAGGCAGGGGCGGGCAAAAGCACGCTCTGCGCGCTGTGTGCCGGGTTTGTGCCGCACTTTTTTCGGGGACGGCTCAGCGGTGATGTGATTGTCGATGGCGTATCGGTCGCCGACCACCCGATTGCCGAACTGGTGCGCCATGTTGCGCTGGTCGGCAGTAACGCCTTCAGCCAGATATCCGGCGCGCGGTTCACCGTGTACGATGAGGTGGCGTTTGGTCTGGAAAATCTGGGCGTGCCGCGCCCTGAGATGATCGAGCGTGTGGAATGGGCGCTCCGTGCGCTTGGTATTGAGCAGTTGCGCGATCGTTCGCCCTACGCGCTCTCCGGCGGTCAACAGCAGCGCATGGTCATTGCCGCTGCACTGGCGATGCGTCCGCCGGTTCTGGCGCTCGATGAACCAACGATGCAGCTTGACCCGCCCGCGATGATGGAATTGAGCGCCGTGCTTCGTTCGCTGGCTCAGCAGGGCATCACGATTCTGGTAGCTGAGCATCGCCTCGAATGGGTCGCCGACGTGGCTGACCGGGTGGTGGCGCTGGATCAGGGTACGATCATCGCCGACGGCGCACCGACTGACGTGTTGACCGATCCACGTCTGTGCGAGACTGGTATCGGGTGGCCCCGACCGACACGGATTGCTGACCGCGCGCGTGCTGAAGGTCGCTGGCTGTCGGAGCGTCCGCTGCCGATCACGATGGCGGATCTGGCGGAAGGGCTGCGTATGGCAGAGGACGAGAACCGCCTCACGAATGAACCAGACCGCGCCACACACGCATCAATGATACGGACGAATGACAGCGCCAGAAACCTGGCGTTGCCGCCCCGCGTCCCTGACGCCGAACCGATTGTCACGCTCGATGAGGTGCATTTTACCTACCCGAACGGCGTCGAGGCATTGCGTGGCGTCTCGCTGACACTGCAACGCGGCGAACGCATTGCGCTGGTCGGTCGGAATGGCGCGGGCAAAAGCACGCTGGTGCGCCATCTGAACGGTTTACTGCGTCCATCGCACGGTCGCGCACTGGTTGGCGGCGTGGACACGCGCACAACAACAGTCGCGCGTTGCGCCCGGCATGTTGGGATCGTCTTTCAGGATGTGCGCAATCAACTCTTTGCCCGCACGGTGCGCGAGGAGGTTCGTTTCGGACCGCGTAATCTCGGTTTTACACCCGACCGGATCGATGCCCTGACAGAAAGGGCCGTCGACGCGCTGGAACTGCGGGACGTCATCGATGAACATCCGTATGACCTGCCGCCTGCCCGCCGTCGTCTGGTTGCGATTGCGGCAGTGCTGGCGATGGACACGCCGCTGCTGGTGCTTGATGAACCGACAGCCGGGCTGGACAATGCCGCCATTGCACTCCTGGCGCGTCTTATCGCCGATCTTGCGCTGCAGCAGCGGAGTGTCCTGATCGTGAGCCACGATCTCGATTTTTGCTACGAAACGCTGGATCGCGTCATTCTGCTGCGTGATGGTCGGGTTGCGCTCGATGCCCATTTCGCCGGGCTGGATCATGCGGAAGCAGCAGTGCTCCGTGACGACGTCGGCTTGCCAATCGAGGTGCGTCTGCGCTACGTCAACGTATAA